The genome window GAAACAATAGAAGGTTATCAGGTCGTATCGCTTCAGGGCCTGATCGGGATGAAACATAAACTCGGCCGGGAAAAGGATCTGAAAGATATCGAGATGATTCGCGCTTACCTGAAACAAAAACAAGGAGAATAATGAAATATGAGACTGAATCAGATTACAGAAAGGATTTGGGTATATCCTTTTGAAGAAGAAAGGGACCGCCCGAATCTCAGCTATATCCGCGGAGACCGCTGGAGCCTGGCAGTGGACGCGGGCCACTCTGAAGAACACACACGGGAGTTTTATCGGGAACTGGAAGAATCCGGCCTGCCCCTGCCGCAGCTTACCGTGCTGACCCACTGGCACTGGGATCACACTTTCGGCATGCATGCGGTTCACGGGCTCACCCTGGCCAATGAACGGACAACTCAATACCTGCGGGATATCCGTGACCGCCTGGCCAAAGAGGGATCCGGTTTTTTCCTCTCCATGCATGATACGATCCAGCGTGAATACGCGGATAACAAACCGGTCATCGTAACCCTTCCGGATATGGTTTTCCGGGGCGAGATGACGCTGGACCCCGGAAACTGCCCTGTCCGCATCTTCCAGGCTGAAGCGCCCCACACGGACGATTCCACCCTGGTCGAGGTACCCGGTGAAAAAATGCTGATCCTGGGCGACTGTACAGGCGGGGCATTCCCCGGCTGGAAAGTGGATCAGGAACTGGCCGGCAAGCTGGCGGAAACCATACGCCGGGTTAATCCTGAAACCTGCCTTCCCGGCCACTGGGCGCCCCTGTCCCGGGACTTCATCATCCAGGATCTGCTTTATGGTGATTAAACCCATCCTGCGGGAAATCATGGAGACACACCTATGAATATTCTGGTAATCGGCGGTACGCGATTCTTCGGGATTCCCATGATTGAGGAGCTTCTGAAATCCGGGCATGATGTAACGATCGCCACACGCGGCTTGTCTGCCGATTCTTTCGGCAGCAGGGTCAAACGGCTCATTCTTGACAGGACTGATGCCCAAAGCGTCCGGGACGCGTTGTCCGGCAGGCGCTTCGACGTCATTATCGACAAACTGGCCTACTGCTCCAATGATATAAAATCTGTCATGGACGCGGCGGACTTTGATCAGTATATCCAGATGTCCACCACCGCCGTATATGAACCGAAGCACATCAACACGGTGGAATCTGATTTTGATGCCCTGTCAAAGGAACTGATCTGGTGCGGCAGGCCGGATTTCCCCTATGCTGAGATCAAGCGCCAGGCAGAATGTGCCCTGTGGCAGAAGTATCCTGACCGGAACTGGATTGCGGTTCGTTATCCCTTTGTCATCGGCAGGGATGACTACACCAGGCGTCTGCTCTTCTATGTAGATCATGTCATCCATTCAAGGCCCATGCACATTGATAACGCGGATCATCAGATGAGTTTCATCCGGTCTGATGAAGCCGGAAAGTTTCTGGCTTTTCTTGCAGAAAAAGACTGCTGCGGTGCCGTAAACGGCGCTTCGGAAGGCACGGTTTCCGTCAGGGAGATTCTGGACTTCGTTGAACAGAAAACCGGGAAAAAAGCCATCATTGAAGCCTCCGGAGATCCCGCCCCGTATAACGGCGAACCGGAATACAGTATCAACACAGACAAAGCCACAGCGCTTGGCTTCCGTTTTTCCCGGCTGCGGGACTGGATATACGATCTGCTTGATTACTATATTGCGGGTCTTGCGCATCAATAAAGTGAGGCAGCCATTATGAAAACCACTTATCTTGGAATTGCAAATTACTGCGTGCCCTGTCAGGCACATTGCCATCATTGTCTGCTTTCTTCCTGCGGTCAGGTCTCCGGTGTGGATTTCCATCGAAGCACGGCCTTCGCGCGCCGTGTAATAACTGAACTGAAGGAAAACCGCCCGGAGCTCGGCAGTTCTTTCTACATTGGATACTGCATGGACACGCCGGACCTCTGGGAATACATCCGTTTTTCCGGGGAGTTTGACGCTCCCGGCGCCGGTTTCCTCCAGATGAACGGTTTCGCTTTCCGGGATGACCCGGAGCTGCTGGCCCTC of Aristaeella lactis contains these proteins:
- a CDS encoding NAD-dependent epimerase/dehydratase family protein encodes the protein MNILVIGGTRFFGIPMIEELLKSGHDVTIATRGLSADSFGSRVKRLILDRTDAQSVRDALSGRRFDVIIDKLAYCSNDIKSVMDAADFDQYIQMSTTAVYEPKHINTVESDFDALSKELIWCGRPDFPYAEIKRQAECALWQKYPDRNWIAVRYPFVIGRDDYTRRLLFYVDHVIHSRPMHIDNADHQMSFIRSDEAGKFLAFLAEKDCCGAVNGASEGTVSVREILDFVEQKTGKKAIIEASGDPAPYNGEPEYSINTDKATALGFRFSRLRDWIYDLLDYYIAGLAHQ
- a CDS encoding MBL fold metallo-hydrolase; the protein is MRLNQITERIWVYPFEEERDRPNLSYIRGDRWSLAVDAGHSEEHTREFYRELEESGLPLPQLTVLTHWHWDHTFGMHAVHGLTLANERTTQYLRDIRDRLAKEGSGFFLSMHDTIQREYADNKPVIVTLPDMVFRGEMTLDPGNCPVRIFQAEAPHTDDSTLVEVPGEKMLILGDCTGGAFPGWKVDQELAGKLAETIRRVNPETCLPGHWAPLSRDFIIQDLLYGD